CATCGACAAGGACAACACCACCATCGTCGACGGCGCCGGCAAGAAGGACGCCATCCAGGCCCGCGTGAAGACCCTGCGCGCCCAGGTGGAGGAGACCACCAGCGACTACGACAAGGAGAAGCTCCAGGAGCGTCTGGCCAAGCTCGTGGGCGGCGTGGCCGTGATCAACGTGGGCGCCGCGACCGAGACGGAGATGAAGGAGAAGAAGGCCCGCGTGGAGGACGCGCTCAACGCGACCCGCGCGGCCGTCGAGGAGGGCGTGGTGCCCGGCGGCGGCGTGGCCTACGTGCGCAGCCTCAAGGCGCTCGACAAGGTGGAGGTCTCCGAGGGTGAGAAGTTCGGCGTGGACATCATCCGCCGCTCGCTCGAGGAGCCCCTGCGCCAGATCGCCGGCAACGGCGGCCTGGAGGGCAGCGTGGTGGTGAACCGCGTGAAGGAGGGCACCGGTGCCTTCGGCTTCAACGCGGCCACCGGCGAGTTCGAGGACCTGCTCAAGGCCGGCGTCATCGACCCGGCCAAGGTCTCGCGGACCGCGCTGCAGAACGCGGCCAGCGTGGCGAGCCTGATGCTCACCACCGAGGCCATGGTCGCCGACCGCCCCAAGGCGGACGACGACAAGGGCGCCGGCGGCGGCATGCCCGGCGGCATGGGCGGCATGGGCGGCATGGGGATGTAACCCAGTCGTTAAGTCCCTGCTGACAGCGAAGGCCCCCGCGCGCGAGCTCGGGGGCCTTCGTGCTTGCGGGGGGAGCACCGAGGTGGCCTGGAGAAATGGCGACCCGCATCGCCCGGTTCTGCGTTCACTGAGCGGCGTGCACACGCGCCGAGTCGGGCATCGCCGCGCGCACCACGCGCCCCAGCCGCTCCATGCCCAGCTCGATGAGCTCGCTCGGCCGGTTCGAGAAGTTGAGCCGCAGCGTCTCGCGCTCGGGCTCCGCCGCGAAGAATGGGCTCCCGGGCACGAACGCCACCTTCTGCTCCACCGCGGGCACCAGCAGCTCCTCCGCGCGCAGCCCGCTCGGCAGCCGCACCCACACGAAGAGGCCGCCGTCGGGCCGCGTCCAGCGCGAGCCAGGCGGCAGGTGCTTCTCCAGCGCGCCCAGCATGGTCAGGCAGCGCTCGCCGTACACCGCGCGGATCTTCTCCACGTGCGCGTCGTAGTCGAACGTCTCGAGGAGCGTCGCGGCCGCGCGCTGGGCCAACGTCGCGCTGTGCAGATCCGCGGCCTGCTTGGCGGTGGTGCACGCGCGCACGAGCTGGGTGGAGCCCGCGAGCCAGCCGATGCGCATGCCGGGCGCGAGCGTCTTGGAGAACGTGCCCAGCTGCACGACCACCCCCGCCTCGTCGAGCGCCATCAGCGACGGCAGGCGCTCGCCGCGGAAGCGCAGCTCGCCGTACGGGTCGTCCTCGAGGATGGGGATCTGGTGCTTGGCCGCGAGCTTCACCAGCGCGAGCCGACGCTCCAGCGAGAGCGTGGTGCCCTTGGGGTTGTGGAAGTCCGCGACGATGTAGATGAGCTTGGGCTTGCGCCTGGCGATGAGCGCCTCCAGCTCGTCCACGCGCATGCCGGCGTCATCGCTGCCCACCACCTCGAAGCTGGCCTCGTAGCCGCTGAACACCTGGAGCGCGGCCAAGTAACTCGGGTTCTCCACGGCCACCACGTCGCCGGGATCGAGCAGCACCTTGGCCACCAGGTCGATGCCCTGCTGCGAGCCCGTTGTAACCAGAATGTTATCGACGCCCACGGTGGTCCCGCGGCGCGCGAGGCGGTCGCTGATCCACGCGCGGAGCGGCGCGTAGCCCTCGGTGACGCTGTACTGCAGCGCTTGCTCGCCGGACCTGGCGAGCGTCTCCGCATGTGCGCGCGCGATGGCCTCCACCGGGAAGAGCTCCGGCGCCGGCAGCCCGCCCGCGAAGGAGAGGATGTCGGGTCGCTCGGCGACCTTCAGGATCTCGCGTACCGCCGAGACCTTCATCCGGGTCATGCGGCGGGCCAACGTGATCGTCGTTTCAACGGCGGGCATGGCGGACCTCCAGGGCTTCGGGCTCCAGGTGCACGTGGCTCGACTCTTTGATCGAGGAGAGCACGATGGTGGTGTGCGTCCGCGTCACGCCGGGGATGGTGCGCAGCCCATCCACCAGCAGCGTGTCGAGCGACGAGGTGTTCGCGGTCTTCACCTTGAGCAGGTACGAGTCGGTGCCGGCCACGCGGTGGCACTCGAGCACGTCGCGCAGGGCGAGCACGCGCTTGGCGAAGCCGTCGAAGAACTTGGGGTGCTCGATGCCCACCCCGATGAACGCGGTGATGTCCTTGCCCAGCCGGCTGGCGTCCACGCGCGCCGCGTAGCCGAGGATCACCCCGCGCTCCTCCAGCTTGCGGATGCGCTCGGCCACGGCGGGCTGGCTCAGGCCCACGGCCTTGGCGAGCTCCATCTGCGTGGCGCGGCCGTCGGCCTGGAGCATCTCCACGATGCGGCTGTCGACGGCGTCGAGCGGTTCGAACATCGGCTCACCTCGGCAGCACCAGATTTACTATCTGCCGAAATGCGTTGCAAATTATGGAATATAAGCACACCTGGTGCGCCGATGGGCCTGTGCTAGGAAGCCGCCATGCTTCGACTTTCTCTCTGGGCGGCCGCGCTCACCGCGGCCCTGGCGTTGGCCGGCTGCGGCAGCAAGTGCGGCGGCGCGTGCTCCGTGCTCACCAACCCCGCGTGCCCGCACGTGCAGTTCAACGGCGCGGTGAACACCTCCACCAACGACCTCTGCAACTCGACGTGCGAGGCGAACAACAACTCGGTGTGCGCCGACAACAGCAACTCCGACATCAACGGCCAGGTGCTCGACTGCATCAACGCGGTCAGCTGTGACAGCGACGCCAGCCACGCGGAGCTCGCCATCGAGCAATGCGTGGTGAGCTGTCCGACCCACCGGTAATCAGCCGGCGAGCGCCAACGCGAGCCGCGCCGCGGTGCGCGCGTTGTTCTCGAGCAACGCGAGGTTTGCCACGCGCGAGCGACCCTTGGTCGCTTCTGCCACAGCGCCCAGCAGGAACGGCGTGAGCGCCTTGCCCTTCACGTCCTGAGCGTCGGCGCGCTTCAGCGCGTCCTCGACCGCGCGCTCGATCTCGTCGGAAGGCAGCGCCACGTCCGTGGGACACGGCTGCACCGCGAGCACCCCGCCGCCGCCGAGCTCCCAGTGCGCCTGGGAGATCGCCGCGAGCTCGCGCTCCGTCTCCGCGCGCACCTCGAGCGGAAGGCCCGAGCGCTCCGCGTAGAACGCAGGGAACTCGCTGGTGCGCAGGCCGACCACAGGCACGCCCAGCGACTCCAGCGCCTCCAACGTGCGCGGCAGATCGA
Above is a window of Deltaproteobacteria bacterium DNA encoding:
- the groEL gene encoding chaperonin GroEL (60 kDa chaperone family; promotes refolding of misfolded polypeptides especially under stressful conditions; forms two stacked rings of heptamers to form a barrel-shaped 14mer; ends can be capped by GroES; misfolded proteins enter the barrel where they are refolded when GroES binds; many bacteria have multiple copies of the groEL gene which are active under different environmental conditions; the B.japonicum protein in this cluster is expressed constitutively; in Rhodobacter, Corynebacterium and Rhizobium this protein is essential for growth) — encoded protein: IDKDNTTIVDGAGKKDAIQARVKTLRAQVEETTSDYDKEKLQERLAKLVGGVAVINVGAATETEMKEKKARVEDALNATRAAVEEGVVPGGGVAYVRSLKALDKVEVSEGEKFGVDIIRRSLEEPLRQIAGNGGLEGSVVVNRVKEGTGAFGFNAATGEFEDLLKAGVIDPAKVSRTALQNAASVASLMLTTEAMVADRPKADDDKGAGGGMPGGMGGMGGMGM
- a CDS encoding PLP-dependent aminotransferase family protein — encoded protein: MTRMKVSAVREILKVAERPDILSFAGGLPAPELFPVEAIARAHAETLARSGEQALQYSVTEGYAPLRAWISDRLARRGTTVGVDNILVTTGSQQGIDLVAKVLLDPGDVVAVENPSYLAALQVFSGYEASFEVVGSDDAGMRVDELEALIARRKPKLIYIVADFHNPKGTTLSLERRLALVKLAAKHQIPILEDDPYGELRFRGERLPSLMALDEAGVVVQLGTFSKTLAPGMRIGWLAGSTQLVRACTTAKQAADLHSATLAQRAAATLLETFDYDAHVEKIRAVYGERCLTMLGALEKHLPPGSRWTRPDGGLFVWVRLPSGLRAEELLVPAVEQKVAFVPGSPFFAAEPERETLRLNFSNRPSELIELGMERLGRVVRAAMPDSARVHAAQ
- a CDS encoding Lrp/AsnC family transcriptional regulator, which produces MFEPLDAVDSRIVEMLQADGRATQMELAKAVGLSQPAVAERIRKLEERGVILGYAARVDASRLGKDITAFIGVGIEHPKFFDGFAKRVLALRDVLECHRVAGTDSYLLKVKTANTSSLDTLLVDGLRTIPGVTRTHTTIVLSSIKESSHVHLEPEALEVRHARR